One Solea solea chromosome 5, fSolSol10.1, whole genome shotgun sequence genomic window carries:
- the LOC131459683 gene encoding carbohydrate sulfotransferase 12-like, which produces MKLSGQLLRLCTHGLFVSICFIVLFSYATDMSMKVKARRMHQRQEERRQQINKTCNSNKQRFFEEPNPDLLNHLLVDDEHCLIYCYVPKVACSNLKKIMVTLKSGPPYGDPSILTTTVHDSQNLTFLKDLPKHEITAKLKHYTKFVFVRDPFVRLISAYRNKIEVPQGYFYGRYGRNILRLYGNQSNPPADFELARASKLKVSFDNFIQYLLDPQTEGKSDDEHWKQMNKVCFPCHIQYDFIGHQEDMNEDSEDLLEMLKLKNEIRVPQSPVIRTSYESLAQWYTTLPLSTRRKLYKRYEMDFELFGYSRPDGLLES; this is translated from the exons ATGAAACTATCTGGTCAACTCCTGAGGCTGTGCACACATGGACtatttgtgtccatttgtttcaTCGTGTTGTTCTCTTATGCAACAGACATGTCAATGAAGGTCAaag CAAGGAGGATGCATCagaggcaggaggagaggaggcagcagaTTAACAAAACATGCAACTCTAACAAGCAGAGATTTTTTGAGGAACCAAATCCTGACTTGCTGAACCACTTACTCGTGGACGATGAACACTGTCTCATCTACTGTTACGTCCCCAag GTGGCGTGTTCCAACTTGAAGAAAATCATGGTTACACTGAAAAGCGGTCCACCATATGGCGACCCCAGTATATTAACTACCACGGTCCACGACTCCCAAAATCTCACTTTCCTAAAGGACCTCCCAAAACATGAGATCACG GCAAAGCTAAAGCACTACACCAAGTTCGTGTTTGTCCGGGACCCGTTTGTCCGCCTCATCTCTGCCTACAGAAACAAGATTGAAGTACCTCAGGGCTACTTTTATGGGCGGTATGGCCGAAATATTCTGCGTCTCTATGGCAACCAATCTAATCCACCCGCGGACTTTGAGCTGGCACGTGCATCAAAGCTGAAGGTCTCATTCGACAACTTTATTCAATACCTGCTGGACCCACAGACTGAGGGAAAGTCTGATGATGAACACTGGAAACAGATGAACAAAGTGTGCTTCCCCTGCCACATACA ATATGATTTCATTGGACACCAGGAAGACATGAACGAGGATTCTGAAGATCTGCTGGAAATGTTAAAGCTGAAGAATGAAATTCGGGTGCCCCAGTCCCCTGTAATCCGGACTAGCTATGAGTCTTTGGCGCAGTGGTACACAACGTTGCCTCTGAGTACCAGGAGGAAACTGTACAAGCGCTACGAGATGGACTTTGAGCTCTTTGGCTACAGTCGGCCGGATGGACTGTTggaaagttaa
- the ccdc102a gene encoding coiled-coil domain-containing protein 102A yields the protein MNHTPSPHLSDGGKSTGGGLLCSLGLGSDRGIRSPDSLAHTPSPTGGTPSSSPPLLLSPGLGGFGMGSLGAMGDGAGADWESREELRLRELEEARARAAQMEKTMRWWSDCTANWREKWSKVRAERNRARDEVRQLRQRLDTLTKELTSVRRERQELASENETLKQQTLCLHGDHTAPPPSTTSPSYSPAHQCGASSSPSIPLSSPASSSSPSQVHSDGKLDRVGEAPPGSPEPEPVRDVDLERERLGQQQDMELLESVLRTRPPAADSGGGVHVASSRSSCSLSRQERNRQLWEDVSTVEEDSGKLNVLQLRLDESQKVLLKEREDKHALSKSIERLEGELSQWKLKYEELSKSRQEALKQVNLLKEMHQDELGRISEDLEDELGARTSMDKKLAELRAEMERLQVENAAEWGRRERLETEKLALERDNKKLRAQVEDLEEQLAKKRRQAASALDTDLKAIQSELFERNKELADLRHIHAKVKKQFQEKTAELTHANRRVESHEAEVKKLRLRVEELKKELGQAEDELDESHNQTRKLQRSLDEQVEQTENLQVQLEHLQSRLRRQQQSPGLFGKMRSTRFSPENPDSLTSDVDDEEEELQLQIP from the exons ATGAACCACACTCCGAGCCCCCACCTGTCCGACGGTGGGAAGTCAACTGGAGGTGGGCTGCTGTGCAGCCTGGGTCTGGGGTCCGACAGAGGGATCCGCTCCCCGGACAGCCTCGCCCACACCCCCAGCCCCACAGGAGGAACCCCCAGCTCCAGTCCCCCTCTGCTGCTGTCGCCCGGGCTCGGAGGCTTTGGGATGGGATCCCTCGGGGCCATGGGTGACGGAGCTGGAGCCGACTGGGAGAGCAGGGAGGAGCTAAGGCTCagggagctggaggaggctCGGGCCCGAGCGGCCCAGATGGAGAAGACTATGAGATGGTGGTCAGACTGTACTGCCAACTGGAGAGAGAAGTGGAGCAAG GTTCGTGCGGAGCGCAACCGAGCACGAGACGAGGTTCGCCAGCTGAGACAGCGGCTGGACACCCTCACCAAAGAGCTGACCAGTGTGCGGCGGGAGCGGCAGGAGCTGGCCTCTGAGAATGAAACTCTGAAGCAGCAGACGCTGTGTCTCCATGGTGACCACACGGCTCCACCACCATCCACCACTTCTCCCTCTTACTCCCCTGCACATCAATGTGGTGCGTCCTCCTCTCCATctattcctctctcctctccggcgtcctcctcctctccctctcaggTTCACAGCGACGGCAAGTTGGACAGGGTGGGGGAGGCTCCACCGGGGTCTCCAGAACCGGAACCAGTAAGGGATGTGGACTTGGAGAGAGAACGGCTAGGTCAGCAACAG GACATGGAGCTGCTGGAGTCTGTCCTGCGAACCAGGCCCCCAGCTGCCGACAGCGGCGGAGGCGTTCATGTGGCCAGCTCGCGCTCATCCTGCAGTCTGAGCCGACAGGAGCGCAACCGGCAACTGTGGGAGGACGTCAGCACGGTGGAAGAAGACTCTGGCAAACTCAACGTCCTGCAGCTCCGCCTGGACGAGTCCCAGAAAGTCTTGCTGAAGGAGAGAGA AGACAAGCACGCTCTGAGTAAGAGCATCGAGAGGCTGGAGGGTGAACTCAGTCAGTGGAAACTTAAATATGAGGAGCTCAGCAAGAGCAGGCAGGAAGCCCTCAAGCAG GTCAATCTGCTGAAGGAAATGCACCAGGATGAACTCGGCCGCATATCTGAAGACCTGGAGGACGAGCTGGGAGCGCGCACCAGCATGGACAAAAAACTAGCTGAACTGCGAGCCGAg ATGGAGAGGCTGCAGGTGGAGAATGCTGCAGAGTGGGGGCGCAGAGAGCGCCTCGAAACAGAGAAACTGGCCTTGGAGAGGGACAACAAGAAGCTGCGTGCGCAAGTCGAAGACCTGGAGGAGCAACTGGCTAAGAAGCGTCGGCAGGCTGCCTCTGCGCTCGACACAGATCTGAAGGCCATTCAGAGCGAGCTGTTTGAAAGAAACAAG GAGCTGGCCGATCTCCGCCACATCCACGCCAAGGTGAAGAAGCAGTTTCAGGAGAAGACGGCGGAGCTCACCCACGCCAACCGGCGAGTGGAGAGTCACGAGGCGGAAGTCAAAAAGCTGCGACTGAGGGTGGAGGAGCTCAAGAAGGAGTTGGGACAAGCCGAGGACGAG ttggaTGAGTCTCATAACCAGACCAGGAAGCTGCAGAGGTCTCTGGATGAGCAGGTGGAGCAGACTGAAAACCTGCAGGTACAACTGGAACACTTACAGTCAAG ActgcggcggcagcagcagagtccAGGGTTGTTTGGGAAGATGCGATCGACTCGTTTCAGTCCTGAAAACCCAGACAGTCTCACCAGTGACGtggacgacgaggaggaggaactgCAGCTCCAGAtcccatga